GCAGACCTTGAAGGTGCTCTGGCAGAGCTGGGTGGCAAAGCCATCCTGAAAACCGCAGAACTGGGCTACGACGGCAAAGGCCAGGCCCGGGTGTTCAGCGATCAGGAGGCCCTGGAAGCTTTCCAGAAATTTGGTGTGGATTCTGTGCTCGAAAGCTTTGTGCCTTTTGTGCGTGAGATCAGCGTGCAGATTGCCAGGGCACCCAGCGGTTACGCCAGCCTTTCTGGCATTGTGGAGAACGTGCACCACCAGGGCATCCTGAAGCGCAGTATTTTTCCTGCCCGGGTCAGTGAACAGGTGGTGGGCACTGCCCGTGAATTTGCTGTGAAACTGGCAGAGCACCTGAATCTGGTGGGTTTGCTCACCCTGGAACTTTTTGTGCTGCCAGATGACACTGTGCTGGTCAATGAAATTGCACCCCGTGTGCACAACTCGGGCCACCTGACCATGAATGGTGGGGGCATCAGCCAGTTTGAAGCCCAGATCCGCGCAGTGGCAGATTTGCCGCAGTGGGATTTTGAGCCTTACATGGCCTGCAGCATGGTGAACATCCTGGGCTGGGAGAAAATCGAACCCGAATGGGACGCCCTGACCGGCATTCAGGGAGCGCACCTGCACCTGTATGGCAAGGCCAACCGTGCAGGACGCAAAATCGGACACCTCAACATCGCACACTTTGATCCCAATGTGGTGTGGGGATCCACCAAGATTGCAGAGATGCTGCTGTTCGGGGATGT
The genomic region above belongs to Deinococcus roseus and contains:
- a CDS encoding 5-(carboxyamino)imidazole ribonucleotide synthase codes for the protein MNPLKPGSTIGFLGGGQLARMLAMAATSMGYKTVFLEPDPHAPAAEVSQHIQAPYTDEAALAKLAELSDVVTLEFENVPDDALNFLESRVPVYPQAQAFQVSRNRILEKQTLQDAGLQVAPYRVIRTEADLEGALAELGGKAILKTAELGYDGKGQARVFSDQEALEAFQKFGVDSVLESFVPFVREISVQIARAPSGYASLSGIVENVHHQGILKRSIFPARVSEQVVGTAREFAVKLAEHLNLVGLLTLELFVLPDDTVLVNEIAPRVHNSGHLTMNGGGISQFEAQIRAVADLPQWDFEPYMACSMVNILGWEKIEPEWDALTGIQGAHLHLYGKANRAGRKIGHLNIAHFDPNVVWGSTKIAEMLLFGDVSP